Proteins encoded in a region of the Rutidosis leptorrhynchoides isolate AG116_Rl617_1_P2 chromosome 9, CSIRO_AGI_Rlap_v1, whole genome shotgun sequence genome:
- the LOC139866684 gene encoding U-box domain-containing protein 4-like has protein sequence MTETEIQTNYSYIGRNFISDDSTTFSDCNSDRSCEFPTTSSQSRRLLLSCTADNSDDLIAQLISGLESNSIDDQKQAAMELRLLAKNKPENRLKIARAGAIKPLISLISSSDLQLQEYGVTAVLNLSLCDENKELLASSGAIKPLVKSLKTGTSTAKENAACALLRLSQLDENKSVIGQSGAIPLLINLLETGSIRGKKDASTALYSLCSLKENKLRAVQAGIMKPLVELMADFVSNMVDKSAFVMSILVSIVEARVSLVEEGGIPVLVEIIEVGSQRQKEIAVVILLQICDQSVVYRNMVGREGAIPPLVALSQSGTNRAKQKAETLIELLRRPRSGNVVNTQDLSD, from the exons ATGACGGAGACCGAAATCCAAACGAATTACTCATACATTGGACGTAATTTCATTTCCGATGATTCCACCACTTTCAGTGATTGTAACAGCGACCGATCATGTGAGTTCCCGACGACGTCGTCACAAAGCCGCCGTCTACTCCTATCCTGCACCGCCGATAATTCCGACGATCTAATTGCACAGCTCATATCCGGTCTGGAATCGAATTCAATCGACGATCAAAAACAAGCAGCTATGGAGCTCCGATTACTAGCGAAGAACAAACCGGAAAACCGATTGAAGATTGCACGTGCCGGCGCAATCAAGCCGTTGATCTCTTTAATTTCATCTTCCGATCTACAGTTACAAGAGTACGGCGTAACCGCCGTTCTAAATCTATCACTATGCGATGAAAATAAAGAGCTATTAGCGTCCTCCGGTGCAATCAAACCGTTAGTAAAATCATTAAAAACCGGTACATCAACCGCTAAAGAAAACGCGGCATGTGCGTTACTACGGTTATCGCAGTTAGACGAAAATAAATCCGTAATCGGACAATCAGGTGCGATTCCGTTACTAATAAACCTTCTAGAAACAGGAAGTATACGCGGTAAAAAAGACGCGTCAACCGCGTTATATTCGTTATGTTCGTTGAAAGAGAATAAGTTACGAGCGGTTCAGGCCGGAATTATGAAACCGTTAGTTGAATTAATGGCGGATTTCGTGTCAAATATGGTTGATAAATCGGCGTTTGTGATGAGTATTTTGGTGTCGATTGTAGAAGCGAGAGTTTCGTTGGTGGAAGAAGGAGGAATTCCGGTTTTGGTGGAGATAATTGAGGTTGGATCTCAACGGCAAAAGGAGATTGCGGTGGTGATTTTGTTGCAGATTTGTGATCAAAGTGTGGTTTACCGGAATATGGTGGGCCGAGAAGGTGCTATTCCGCCGCTTGTTGCCCTGTCCCAATCCGGTACTAATCGTGCTAAACAAAAG GCTGAGACGCTGATTGAGCTTCTTCGGCGACCACGATCCGGCAACGTCGTTAACACCCAAGATTTGTCAGATTAG
- the LOC139867242 gene encoding WD repeat-containing protein ATCSA-1-like, giving the protein MWKKIEDRETGKLRPNSFINRIRSNRSSSLQLSNYKDIVSPHRGSINSLQVDLTEGRYLISGASDASLAIYDIQRASDFEGGGLIAKHKPILVVDKQHENSHKYAISSAIWYPIDTGLFVTGSYDHHINVWDTNTTQVVMDFKMPGKVYRTAMSSLATSHMLIAAATEDVQVRLCDVASGAFAHTLSGHRDGVMAVEWSTSSEWILMTGGCDGAIRFWDIRRAGCFSVLDQSHSQLGTRPPLFDRSKVSTSSKSSSRALQKKAASGSGSKHSGSSKVLKHTKGSAKQRLHPGLLSSHDRATAHYGAVLGLKATEDGMYLLSAGSDSRLRLWDVQSGCNTLVNYEILRLQSSKAIQLAVTQDSAFVFLPCMTSVKAFDMWSGKTSMKFQGHYESVNCCWYSNHDQELYTGGNDRQILVWSPSKLISHELDDNDRKTGQPSVVDEDNWSD; this is encoded by the exons ATGTGGAAGAAGATCGAAGATAGAGAAACAGGAAAACTACGACCTAATTCATTCATAAACCGTATTCGATCAAATCGATCATCATCTCTTCAACTCTCTAATTACAAAGATATCGTCTCCCCTCATCGTGGCTCCATTAATTCACTTCAG GTTGATTTGACAGAGGGGAGGTATTTAATATCTGGAGCATCAGATGCATCACTTGCTATATATGATATTCAACGTGCTTCAGATTTCGAGGGAGGTGGTCTAATTGCTAAACATAAGCCTATACTAGTTGTTGATAAGCAGCACGAAAACAGTCATAAATATGCCATATCATCCGCCATATGGTATCCAATTGATACGGGTCTTTTCGTCACAGGCTCATATGATCACCACATCAATGTGTGGGATACCAATACCACACAG GTGGTGATGGATTTTAAAATGCCAGGTAAGGTTTATAGGACAGCCATGTCATCATTAGCCACGTCACACATGTTGATTGCTGCTGCTACTGAAGACGTTCAGGTTCGCCTTTGCGATGTGGCTTCTGGGGCGTTTGCTCACACGCTATCGGGTCATCGTG ATGGCGTAATGGCAGTGGAGTGGTCTACTTCTAGCGAGTGGATTTTGATGACAGGTGGCTGTGACGGAGCAATACGGTTTTGGGACATTAGACGTGCGGGATGTTTCTCTGTTTTAGACCAATCTCACTCGCAGCTTGGAACACGTCCACCTCTATTTGATCGTTCAAAG GTTTCAACGTCATCTAAGTCGTCGTCACGAGCACTACAAAAAAAGGCGGCTTCTGGTAGCGGCTCGAAGCACTCAGGCAGCAGTAAAGTTCTCAAACATACCAAAGGGTCTGCAAAGCAGAGACTGCATCCAGGGTTATTATCGAGTCATGATCGAGCCACTGCTCATTATGGTGCGGTATTGGGTCTGAAAGCCACCGAAGACGGCATGTATCTTCTAAGTGCAG GGTCTGATTCAAGGTTAAGGTTGTGGGATGTACAATCTGGTTGCAATACATTAGTGAACTATGAGATTTTGCGACTGCAAAGTAGCAAGGCGATACAGCTGGCTGTAACTCAAGATTCAGCCTTTGTTTTTCTTCCGTGCATGACATCTGTAAAA GCATTTGATATGTGGTCAGGGAAGACTAGCATGAAATTTCAAGGACACTACGAGTCTGTAAATTGCTGCTGGTATAGCAACCATGATCAG GAACTATATACAGGTGGTAATGACAGACAAATCCTGGTCTGGTCTCCATCCAAGTTGATTTCACATGAATTG GATGATAATGATAGGAAAACAGGGCAGCCTTCTGTAGTCGATGAGGATAACTGGAGTGACTAA